In Bifidobacterium sp. ESL0745, one DNA window encodes the following:
- a CDS encoding Ig-like domain-containing protein, translating to MTVPHNDRDNRPIRLTLRCLNSGKNRRWLTPALVLLMLLGIVAGAIIINTLTRTHVHLDDGTVWVTSLKDRKAARFNVKLQQANGAVSPNTATFDISQYDDDVVLSGTAKAQGIRASNLTIHGESEINDSILTFTNGGTTAFANPKTGSVWIGNSANLDSITPKTSSPQMRLGAHGLVTIDRNGTVYGYRPADGTVLKMKNIRGTITTLESLTGGKRVNAESFTVIENRPVIAAKQHIMWPGGSAKIDSQGPVSLQAPASDNAQGDWVEASACNGVFTVDFRHGGKSSAFMNAGTSDPAQPVSSNGCVYAAFSQEAHNYIRLCSPSSASGKSQEKDSGKAQWQTLQSISPTSQLVFRTNHRLVVLNDVTNGNVWNPDESNKVIRLQWRQIKTKKTTDQEKNSDSADNQAQFRPTCSTKSGEIKAQDDDLGTRVGAQQILDVLRNDEQSDCSVLHITKIGPVSGTSIIVSPIYSGRYLQLDTTGASIGKASFTYEINDGRGQSSAATVNLNITGGTSNLAPLQSDTPPEYEVEQGATFTFNALGSFTDPEGDPMTLVSAAAQNNNQVIVSTRADGQLIFNTGSLTGGRVGVEVFVSDGTHVGKGVVYFSVRPANTLPALIDAVSRNTMPDTSTTVDLKPYVHRTSIQPPTLSAVNTPTGTTTSTNPADCSFTFKASNPGTYYVPYTVSQGSIETQGLARLEVAPVAGQSAKPVAANDVGLLGADRTAIVEPLDNDTDPMGGVLSISSVNVDPKLGIKTGLVAHKRIYMTAHQIPTKPVKLTYTVTNAAGSSRGTIVLQPPALTTANATPKAANVNVNVRTGGIVGVDAIDHVSHPDGTTIKLQNTLQFDKKTFKGLVFVSGDSVRYQASDIPGVYPVIYTVHDNIGNVASGVITITVHEKNVDNKAAPTPQDTQAQVAAGQKVRIPITLTGIDADGDDDTLLGLGDKYPKLGRINEVGANYMVYEAYADSSGTDTFSYAVEDWTGQRAQAQIRMGVYKGTSDSGVYARDDQVMLRPNTEANVPVTQNDISGNNTDLAIRKNLQTQGVDAIASDNMISFRTPSQAGTSYIIYTVEDKAGLTDTATLTIVANPNAPIEPPTAYDYRVPPAATLDKKSVDINLSQWIANPSGTAEELKVGIDSTASDHARLKDGAKSTTVSIDLTDEARSVPYTVTNTTYHTTSMAFVQVPQYGVFPPMLRPKAPPIKVNAKNSVTIDLADYVRVGPGKTPYVDKSSISATKSGNMDYYINDQTLKFTAPRDYAGPASITFTVSDAKRDDHSKDKNGSKQAKIINSSVLTLPITVIGRKVPAPTFSSPTISVAAGEDAKTIDLKVLTHAPSSLDEDEKDYSYSGGQASGPVESHLNSDGRLTIKAPADATVGSIVSIPITIKYSDGTVSAGLTAQVVQSTRPLAQIPGTHKRMNAGDDASIDILSGAFNPFPGTPLTVVGCQADDTAKLKVGCGAKGTISIHAATDIGASSNTVVVNVQDATHTKEREASTTITISVIDKPDPPLLSAVAGLPADGAVNLSWTPGAANGSPISEYEVDYDGQSQSCGSVTTCTITGLTNGKTYSFSVKARNEAGWSNPSNAVDSIPDKVPDAPDGIVVTGGYHKITVSWNAPSYTGSQPDDYTVSMNGKIKHTSGLSQTFELGNGEINDGSTFIATVRGHNRAGDGPISPVASAGGIAAWGDPDAPEVALSQPDENRMKVVVKPGNMHNAGCQAITVAGHGTLDCNESNTTFGLSTDDYDKPMSVNATIVPKRNAHQSSADSNTYTPHYNIKTPSNATLRLNDGICTLSWDGNGQRTGYRISGTHQGSVGDAEHTSFSYPISPWAGCGNESVAQMLHEAIGPTADANAVGEQIYKKQAKINTAGLNLTWSSTDRNILNISGGSVEDYGHGQVVFALHAKGKDDVACHGWPGTPATCVIPEPASPSASQKYPDDNAAYSWTINVIGDGGVDPNAFNASKDGGNSAFANTRKILPQLPSPPSETTPPDTTPPEEGTTPPDETTPPDETVPTTPSDNTEPVIPATPQSLNLADAFPTLQRRLVSMSIAKDPNQRRAPT from the coding sequence ATGACGGTACCACATAATGATCGAGACAATAGACCCATCCGCCTGACTTTGCGATGCCTGAATTCAGGGAAAAACCGACGCTGGCTTACTCCGGCGCTCGTCCTGCTTATGCTGCTCGGCATCGTCGCCGGGGCCATCATCATCAACACCTTGACCCGCACTCACGTTCATCTTGACGACGGAACGGTCTGGGTCACCTCTTTGAAAGACCGCAAGGCCGCACGCTTCAACGTCAAGCTTCAGCAGGCCAACGGAGCCGTCTCGCCAAACACCGCAACCTTCGACATAAGCCAGTACGATGACGACGTGGTGCTTTCCGGCACAGCCAAGGCACAGGGTATCCGCGCTTCGAACCTCACCATCCACGGCGAAAGCGAAATCAACGATTCCATCCTGACATTCACCAACGGAGGCACCACTGCGTTCGCAAACCCAAAAACCGGCAGCGTCTGGATCGGTAATTCCGCCAACCTAGACTCCATAACGCCAAAGACTTCTTCACCCCAAATGCGGCTTGGGGCCCATGGGCTTGTCACAATCGACCGCAACGGCACGGTCTACGGATACCGCCCTGCAGACGGGACCGTTCTGAAAATGAAAAACATCCGCGGCACCATAACAACACTCGAATCGCTCACCGGCGGCAAACGGGTCAACGCCGAAAGCTTCACCGTGATCGAGAACCGACCGGTCATTGCAGCGAAACAACACATCATGTGGCCAGGCGGCAGCGCAAAGATTGATTCGCAAGGACCGGTCAGTCTGCAAGCTCCCGCCAGCGACAACGCCCAAGGAGACTGGGTGGAAGCGAGCGCATGCAACGGCGTTTTCACTGTGGATTTCAGGCACGGCGGCAAATCCTCCGCATTCATGAACGCAGGCACCTCAGACCCTGCACAGCCCGTATCTTCCAACGGTTGCGTCTATGCCGCATTCTCACAGGAGGCGCACAACTATATCCGCCTGTGTTCACCGAGTAGCGCCTCCGGGAAATCCCAAGAAAAAGACTCCGGCAAAGCCCAATGGCAGACGCTGCAGTCCATCAGCCCAACTTCCCAGCTCGTTTTCCGCACCAACCACCGGCTTGTGGTCCTCAACGACGTGACCAACGGCAACGTGTGGAACCCCGACGAATCCAACAAAGTCATCAGACTTCAGTGGCGTCAGATCAAAACCAAGAAGACCACGGATCAAGAGAAGAATTCCGATTCCGCCGACAACCAGGCGCAATTTAGACCTACCTGCTCGACCAAATCCGGCGAGATCAAGGCACAGGACGATGATCTCGGCACACGCGTGGGCGCCCAGCAAATCCTTGACGTGCTGCGAAACGACGAGCAAAGCGACTGCTCAGTGCTGCATATCACCAAAATCGGCCCCGTTTCAGGCACGTCAATCATCGTCTCGCCGATCTATTCGGGCCGTTATCTGCAGCTAGACACCACCGGCGCCAGTATCGGCAAGGCAAGCTTCACCTACGAAATCAACGATGGACGGGGACAGAGCAGCGCCGCGACCGTGAATCTGAACATCACCGGCGGCACTTCGAACCTCGCACCATTGCAGAGCGATACCCCTCCCGAATACGAGGTGGAGCAAGGCGCCACATTCACGTTCAACGCCTTGGGAAGCTTCACCGACCCTGAAGGCGACCCGATGACCCTTGTTTCGGCCGCGGCACAAAACAACAACCAAGTCATCGTCTCCACGCGCGCCGACGGACAGCTCATCTTCAACACCGGTTCACTGACGGGCGGCCGTGTAGGCGTGGAGGTCTTCGTTTCCGACGGAACGCATGTCGGCAAAGGAGTGGTCTACTTCTCGGTACGACCGGCGAACACCTTGCCGGCACTGATCGATGCAGTGAGCAGGAACACCATGCCGGACACCTCCACAACCGTTGACCTTAAACCCTACGTGCATCGAACCAGCATCCAACCACCAACGCTTTCGGCGGTAAATACGCCAACCGGCACAACCACCTCAACGAATCCGGCAGATTGCTCCTTCACCTTCAAGGCGAGCAACCCGGGCACCTACTATGTACCGTATACCGTCAGCCAAGGCAGCATCGAAACTCAAGGGCTAGCGCGCTTGGAAGTAGCGCCGGTGGCCGGCCAGTCCGCAAAACCTGTGGCCGCCAACGACGTGGGGCTTCTGGGAGCCGATCGTACGGCCATTGTCGAGCCGCTGGATAACGACACCGACCCCATGGGCGGCGTGCTTTCCATCTCTTCGGTGAACGTCGATCCGAAGTTGGGAATCAAAACCGGTCTGGTGGCACACAAGCGCATTTATATGACCGCCCATCAAATCCCCACCAAACCGGTCAAACTCACCTATACGGTGACCAATGCCGCAGGCTCGTCACGGGGCACCATCGTACTTCAGCCGCCCGCCCTGACAACCGCCAACGCCACGCCGAAAGCGGCCAACGTCAATGTCAATGTGCGCACCGGCGGCATCGTCGGCGTCGACGCAATCGATCACGTCTCGCATCCCGACGGCACCACCATAAAGCTGCAGAACACACTGCAATTCGACAAGAAGACTTTCAAAGGACTGGTTTTCGTCTCAGGCGACAGCGTACGCTACCAGGCTTCTGATATCCCCGGCGTCTATCCGGTGATCTATACCGTGCACGACAACATCGGCAATGTGGCCTCCGGCGTCATCACCATCACCGTGCATGAAAAGAATGTCGACAACAAGGCGGCCCCGACCCCGCAGGATACGCAGGCGCAGGTAGCCGCCGGACAGAAGGTCCGCATCCCCATCACCTTGACGGGCATCGACGCCGATGGCGATGACGACACCCTGCTCGGTCTGGGCGACAAATACCCGAAACTAGGACGTATCAACGAAGTCGGCGCCAACTACATGGTTTATGAGGCCTACGCCGATTCGTCGGGCACCGACACTTTCTCCTACGCCGTCGAGGATTGGACCGGTCAGCGAGCCCAAGCCCAGATTCGCATGGGCGTCTACAAAGGCACCTCCGATTCAGGGGTATACGCACGAGACGACCAGGTGATGCTGCGGCCAAATACCGAAGCCAACGTGCCGGTGACCCAGAATGACATCTCTGGCAACAACACCGACCTTGCAATCCGGAAAAATCTGCAGACCCAAGGCGTCGATGCTATCGCCAGTGACAACATGATCTCATTCAGGACCCCATCCCAGGCAGGAACGTCATACATCATCTATACCGTCGAAGACAAGGCAGGCCTGACCGATACCGCAACCCTGACCATTGTCGCCAACCCGAACGCACCGATCGAACCGCCGACGGCCTACGATTACCGGGTGCCCCCAGCAGCCACGCTTGACAAGAAATCCGTGGACATCAACCTTTCCCAGTGGATCGCGAACCCCTCCGGCACCGCCGAAGAACTCAAGGTCGGCATCGATTCCACAGCTTCCGACCATGCGAGACTCAAGGATGGGGCCAAATCCACCACGGTGAGCATCGACCTGACCGACGAGGCCAGAAGCGTGCCTTACACGGTGACGAACACCACCTACCACACCACCTCAATGGCATTCGTACAAGTTCCGCAGTATGGCGTCTTCCCGCCGATGCTGCGGCCCAAAGCACCGCCGATCAAGGTCAACGCCAAAAACAGCGTCACCATCGACCTCGCAGACTACGTGCGTGTCGGCCCAGGCAAAACCCCTTACGTCGACAAGAGTTCGATCAGCGCCACCAAAAGCGGCAACATGGATTATTACATCAACGATCAGACCTTGAAGTTCACCGCTCCGCGTGATTACGCCGGCCCGGCCTCCATCACGTTCACGGTTTCCGACGCCAAACGCGACGACCACAGCAAGGATAAGAACGGTTCCAAACAAGCCAAAATCATCAATTCGTCCGTGCTGACCTTGCCCATTACCGTCATCGGCCGTAAGGTGCCGGCGCCGACGTTTTCCTCTCCTACCATCAGCGTCGCAGCCGGCGAGGACGCCAAGACGATCGATCTGAAAGTCCTTACCCATGCCCCGAGCAGCCTTGACGAAGACGAAAAGGACTATTCATATTCCGGCGGTCAGGCCTCGGGGCCGGTTGAATCACACCTGAATAGCGACGGCAGACTCACCATCAAGGCCCCGGCCGACGCCACCGTGGGATCGATTGTGAGCATCCCGATCACCATCAAATACTCCGACGGCACCGTTTCGGCAGGGCTTACAGCACAGGTGGTGCAATCCACACGGCCACTGGCTCAGATCCCCGGAACGCACAAACGTATGAACGCCGGAGATGATGCTTCCATCGACATTCTCTCCGGAGCATTCAATCCGTTCCCCGGCACGCCGCTTACTGTAGTCGGCTGCCAGGCCGACGACACCGCAAAACTTAAAGTCGGCTGCGGGGCCAAGGGCACCATCTCAATCCACGCCGCCACAGATATCGGTGCTTCGTCGAATACGGTGGTGGTCAATGTGCAGGACGCCACACACACCAAGGAGCGCGAAGCCAGCACCACCATCACCATCTCAGTGATCGACAAGCCAGACCCGCCACTGCTCTCTGCAGTCGCCGGCCTGCCAGCCGATGGTGCCGTCAACCTGAGCTGGACGCCGGGAGCGGCCAACGGCAGCCCCATCAGCGAGTATGAGGTCGATTATGACGGGCAAAGCCAATCCTGCGGGTCCGTGACCACATGCACCATCACCGGGTTGACGAACGGCAAGACCTATTCGTTCAGCGTCAAGGCAAGGAATGAAGCAGGCTGGTCGAACCCTTCGAACGCCGTCGACTCGATTCCCGATAAAGTGCCCGATGCACCAGACGGCATCGTGGTCACCGGCGGCTACCACAAAATCACGGTCAGTTGGAATGCGCCCAGCTACACCGGAAGCCAACCCGACGACTATACCGTGAGCATGAACGGGAAAATCAAGCATACGAGTGGGCTGAGCCAGACCTTCGAGCTCGGAAATGGAGAGATCAACGACGGTTCCACTTTCATCGCCACCGTACGCGGCCACAACCGCGCCGGAGACGGACCGATAAGCCCAGTGGCGTCTGCAGGTGGCATTGCGGCCTGGGGCGACCCGGATGCCCCAGAAGTCGCCCTCAGTCAACCGGACGAGAATCGCATGAAAGTGGTCGTCAAACCCGGCAATATGCATAACGCCGGCTGCCAGGCAATCACAGTCGCCGGACACGGCACGCTCGACTGCAACGAATCAAACACCACATTCGGTCTGTCGACCGACGACTATGACAAGCCGATGAGCGTGAACGCGACAATCGTCCCGAAAAGGAACGCCCATCAGTCCAGCGCCGACAGCAACACCTACACTCCGCATTACAATATCAAAACGCCCTCAAACGCAACCTTGAGGCTCAACGACGGCATATGCACGCTGAGTTGGGACGGCAACGGTCAACGCACCGGTTACCGGATCTCAGGAACACACCAAGGCTCGGTGGGTGACGCCGAACATACAAGCTTCAGCTACCCCATCAGTCCGTGGGCAGGCTGCGGCAACGAGTCCGTGGCCCAAATGCTGCATGAAGCCATCGGACCGACTGCCGACGCCAACGCCGTAGGCGAGCAGATTTACAAAAAGCAGGCGAAAATCAATACCGCTGGTCTGAATTTGACCTGGTCAAGTACCGATCGCAATATCCTGAACATTTCCGGCGGATCCGTTGAGGACTATGGTCATGGCCAGGTCGTATTCGCCCTCCACGCCAAAGGCAAGGATGATGTGGCATGCCATGGATGGCCCGGCACTCCGGCCACTTGCGTCATCCCGGAACCTGCAAGTCCATCAGCGTCACAGAAATACCCTGATGACAATGCCGCCTATTCCTGGACCATCAATGTCATCGGCGACGGCGGGGTCGATCCCAATGCCTTCAACGCCAGCAAAGACGGCGGCAACAGCGCCTTCGCAAACACGCGCAAGATCCTGCCCCAATTGCCTTCCCCACCCAGCGAGACAACGCCGCCGGACACAACACCGCCCGAAGAAGGTACAACACCACCCGACGAAACCACACCACCCGACGAAACAGTACCGACTACACCGTCGGACAACACTGAACCCGTCATTCCCGCAACGCCGCAATCGCTCAATCTCGCCGACGCCTTCCCCACCCTTCAACGACGCCTGGTGAGCATGAGCATCGCCAAGGATCCCAACCAACGTAGAGCTCCAACATGA
- a CDS encoding MoxR family ATPase — MSTNQADQASEETEISDATHLSEATHFPRLGEGPNATHERKAATSSDTSASSKTATESAIIEPSDASILEFKRSFDALVSNVGKVVVGKPDPIKLCVTALMVGGHVLLEDNPGTGKTQLARGLANSIDTSFKRIQFTPDLLPSDVVGVTFYGQKSGEFEFRPGPIFASIVLADEINRASPKTQSALLEVMEEQKTTVDGKTYAMPQPFIVIATQNPLEQLGTYKLPEAQMDRFLIRTSIGIPGHNVSIGILKDLDISDRAETISPILAGEDIVRLRRTASLVHVDDRILEYIERIIEATRLNEKLRVGSSMRGALALTRCARIWAAADSRDYVIPDDVQDLAVSVLAHRIILNAETAFRGEKAETIVREIVESIPAPTMAE; from the coding sequence ATGAGCACGAACCAGGCAGATCAGGCCAGCGAAGAGACAGAAATCTCGGATGCCACGCATCTGTCCGAAGCCACCCATTTTCCGCGTCTCGGTGAAGGTCCGAACGCAACGCACGAGCGCAAGGCAGCGACTTCGTCGGATACGTCCGCGTCGTCGAAAACCGCGACCGAATCGGCGATTATCGAGCCCTCGGATGCCTCCATTCTCGAATTCAAGCGTTCCTTCGACGCATTGGTCAGCAACGTCGGCAAAGTCGTGGTTGGTAAGCCCGATCCCATCAAACTGTGTGTCACAGCGCTGATGGTCGGCGGTCACGTCCTGCTGGAAGACAACCCCGGCACCGGCAAAACCCAGCTGGCACGCGGTCTCGCCAACTCCATCGACACCTCCTTCAAACGCATCCAGTTCACCCCCGACCTGTTGCCCAGCGACGTGGTGGGCGTGACGTTCTACGGCCAGAAATCCGGTGAATTCGAATTCCGTCCCGGCCCGATCTTCGCCTCGATCGTGCTGGCCGACGAAATCAACCGCGCCTCGCCGAAAACCCAGTCCGCTTTGCTTGAGGTGATGGAAGAGCAAAAGACCACTGTGGATGGCAAGACCTATGCCATGCCACAGCCGTTCATCGTCATCGCCACCCAGAACCCGTTGGAACAATTGGGCACCTACAAGCTGCCCGAAGCGCAGATGGATCGTTTTCTTATCAGGACATCGATCGGCATTCCCGGCCACAACGTGTCGATCGGTATCCTCAAAGACCTCGACATCAGCGACCGAGCCGAAACCATTTCTCCGATCCTCGCCGGCGAGGACATCGTGCGCCTGCGTAGGACGGCGAGCCTGGTACACGTCGACGACCGTATCCTCGAATACATCGAACGCATCATCGAGGCGACCAGATTGAACGAGAAGCTGCGGGTGGGTTCCTCCATGCGCGGGGCCTTGGCACTGACACGCTGTGCACGGATCTGGGCCGCCGCCGACAGTCGTGATTACGTGATCCCTGACGACGTGCAGGATCTGGCAGTTTCCGTGCTCGCCCACCGCATCATCCTGAATGCCGAGACCGCCTTCCGCGGAGAAAAAGCCGAAACGATCGTACGTGAAATCGTCGAATCCATTCCGGCCCCGACCATGGCAGAGTGA
- a CDS encoding DUF58 domain-containing protein encodes MYSSSDQRQIPIAVSEFSATAPGSHENHLEGGLSGAAQDGDTRFFRFSRLRLKARRDMDKWRQTLPKWLTSYISPLGWSVTGITVVCLAAFPAFGWHELLACGVIGLILLGCGILMSLGNTRFHVMLSVSENRIQVGDTVSVYLNVSNHTKSPTMAVRSDLPMGGRSEHSRIPILAPGKSKDRQVAFRATKRAVLPVGPLKISKGDPFGIVRHEQSLTQSSTVFIHPKTVVLNTLASGMFRDLEGSLSGQVVDDDLDFYGLREYRPGDDTRNIHWLSSAKTGTMMVRQFQASKRTDTSITLGVNPIDYSGENEFELAVSVAASIGAECLIEDRPLAIHAVSETLVAQSVTRFLDWMSAVKPDMDENPNLALTTLAASPSASFYFFVIGSGTNLERLHRIASALDRQSICVMLQTDPAAENTIHQYDDFTLATFSALNDLPMIMEALK; translated from the coding sequence ATGTACTCCTCTTCAGACCAACGCCAGATTCCGATTGCAGTGTCCGAATTTTCCGCCACTGCCCCAGGCTCCCATGAAAACCACCTTGAAGGCGGTCTGTCAGGAGCGGCGCAAGACGGCGACACCCGCTTTTTTCGCTTTTCACGCTTGCGGCTGAAGGCGCGTCGGGACATGGACAAATGGCGACAGACACTTCCAAAATGGCTGACCTCCTATATCTCACCGCTCGGCTGGTCGGTAACAGGCATCACGGTGGTATGCCTGGCGGCATTCCCAGCCTTCGGATGGCATGAGCTATTGGCCTGTGGCGTCATCGGGCTTATCCTACTCGGCTGCGGCATCCTGATGTCATTGGGCAATACAAGATTCCACGTGATGCTTTCCGTTTCCGAAAACCGGATCCAGGTCGGCGATACGGTCAGCGTGTATCTCAACGTCTCGAACCACACCAAAAGCCCGACCATGGCGGTACGCAGCGACCTGCCCATGGGCGGCAGAAGTGAGCATTCCCGCATTCCCATCCTTGCCCCCGGAAAATCTAAAGACCGGCAGGTCGCTTTTCGCGCCACCAAGCGCGCGGTGCTTCCGGTCGGCCCGCTGAAAATCAGCAAAGGCGACCCTTTCGGCATCGTTCGTCACGAGCAATCGCTCACCCAATCATCCACCGTCTTTATCCACCCGAAAACCGTCGTTCTCAACACGCTGGCTTCCGGAATGTTTCGCGATCTGGAAGGCAGCCTCTCCGGACAAGTGGTCGACGATGACCTTGACTTCTACGGATTGCGCGAATACCGCCCTGGAGATGACACCCGCAATATTCACTGGCTTTCTTCGGCCAAAACCGGCACGATGATGGTCCGGCAATTTCAGGCGAGCAAACGCACCGACACCTCGATCACGCTCGGCGTCAACCCGATCGATTATTCCGGCGAGAACGAATTCGAACTGGCCGTCAGCGTTGCTGCGTCCATCGGTGCCGAATGCCTCATCGAAGACCGACCGTTGGCTATTCATGCTGTCTCGGAAACGCTGGTTGCGCAGTCGGTAACACGGTTCCTCGACTGGATGAGCGCCGTCAAACCGGATATGGACGAGAATCCGAACCTCGCGCTGACCACGTTGGCCGCAAGCCCCAGTGCCTCGTTCTATTTCTTCGTCATCGGCTCAGGGACCAACCTTGAACGCCTGCACCGAATCGCCTCGGCACTTGACAGACAATCAATCTGTGTCATGCTTCAAACCGATCCCGCAGCCGAAAACACCATCCACCAATACGATGATTTCACCCTTGCCACGTTTTCGGCCCTCAATGACCTGCCGATGATCATGGAGGCACTGAAATGA